The Deinococcus sp. Marseille-Q6407 genome has a segment encoding these proteins:
- a CDS encoding recombinase family protein has product MPSTIGYKRVSSFGQNEVRQLDGMTFDKVFIDKASGKDTQRLQLQALLEYVRDGDTVTVHSLDRLGRNLLDLQELVQRLTGRGVTVHFVKENMTFSPGGQDSMSTLLFSIMGAFAQFERDLIRERQAEGIAQAKKRGVYKGRKPKLTASQIAELRELAAQGVKKPELAERFGVSRKTVYEYLKEQVEATA; this is encoded by the coding sequence ATGCCCTCCACCATCGGATACAAACGGGTCAGCAGCTTTGGTCAGAACGAAGTGCGTCAGCTGGACGGAATGACCTTCGACAAGGTTTTTATCGACAAAGCTTCTGGCAAGGACACCCAGCGCCTACAGCTCCAGGCCTTGCTGGAGTATGTCCGTGACGGTGACACCGTCACCGTCCATTCCCTCGACCGTCTCGGCAGAAACCTGTTGGACCTGCAGGAGCTGGTCCAGAGGCTGACCGGCAGGGGAGTCACCGTCCACTTTGTCAAAGAGAACATGACCTTCTCTCCCGGAGGGCAGGACTCGATGTCTACCTTGCTGTTCTCCATCATGGGAGCCTTTGCTCAGTTCGAACGCGACCTGATCCGCGAGCGCCAGGCGGAAGGCATCGCTCAGGCCAAGAAGCGCGGGGTCTACAAAGGCAGAAAGCCCAAGCTCACCGCCAGCCAGATTGCAGAGCTGCGGGAGCTGGCTGCTCAGGGTGTGAAGAAACCAGAGCTGGCCGAGCGGTTTGGGGTCAGTCGCAAGACCGTGTACGAGTATCTGAAAGAACAAGTAGAAGCAACAGCCTGA